The following proteins are encoded in a genomic region of Struthio camelus isolate bStrCam1 chromosome 3, bStrCam1.hap1, whole genome shotgun sequence:
- the CASP8AP2 gene encoding CASP8-associated protein 2 isoform X2 — protein MSSSMLTLLERQTVSESGSKNKSVLRNSDINNFIILRTEYGKCQQQIKELMKKFKEIQAQNVILQNENQALKKNISALIKTARVEINRKDEEISNLHQRLTELRSRRSSFTRTYLPGSTNGRCFEICKTKDAKRPPSDLGDSIKMDHRMKNDCTKDPHHSYSSHTMENGMSNSGKRSSPHSLRYPPEEVCNDGTHACLLNYDHCSNKDNRKERKEMKSDEQYSKGNVNKYKREIHQSTANNINSEEGNSDPHQKLKTLSEKASKTELQQKSQSTKLKCSPSVERRAERGISSWEKQATGKERFQTRGELYADERSQNVTKKDIKTHDKDEKNSGQKNKPNEKLQEQPRRSGRVGSPHSKNEHSKNLHESRKCRVEDSRKGRDVDCRRERGTNDHTSREGRSSPSSSSSREHKYTRSKESSSRYEWETAHSKSERHRTEEKRKRERESQDENRHSRNERKVTKEISHQSAKDYKKGTDITKGERNKSHKPEEASRVADGLKDHKPPKTKDDQTGVKSKDLKLSFMEKLNLTLSPAKKQCLSPTDGLETPSQKAADEGSTELATQTKILDSAHLVNCGPAEQANSQLEVLDSAAQINLEPAMPPSVNSDVEALKVAAAGPAQSEASLAVAADDVSSETLPEAVMGQLQPQALPGAAEVLVPDEVQAETSSAAAEAPALVESEASAAAVAAVDLDHPEALPLEVVGSIAQCENSRVVVGVMQDGDEPAVEVAQSESASESLRALPQSGSEKEEEDKMWVAADVEITEDQHSSQNLAVDDSEARSSGDLESCGVADGIRETKLDCLMEVVKDSDHLAAENVECSVEKPDICKVNMNPSQSPERTVLTDKEVPIVDRNACSLEPDLPEVTTTASSLSGETYPRTKDRETNSIPVDDDSSILSIDLNHLRYIPKAISPLNSPMRPLAKALRMESPCKSLVKSYNKDLIPESTIVVCPSKNLSKEVNKENQKPGSMSGKHLEMDSQLSISSDEIEEGEIISSDDDDEEKSKPERTSENTKKSGPRSSPEKRNLTSNPHNQKSKTVCCNEDNGKFISVKLSTKKNRERHKNQTFRSSKEMKKNKTVSIACLEKIVQIVVEPSTVQEIMQMLRAVRKQVRKNYMKFKVHFPVQHFHRIIESAIINFTSLIKYLNFSKMSTLNETLKLNLCDTIESKLKQVKKNAIVDHLFEQQVSDRKKQLWKFVEEQLDYLFEKIRRILVKLCDAVNVGNESEEGKFERTGKQKHKISHKNDVQRSRKKSLKARSQRTEEYILSKPIVDYQPPKKCHHEKNKTDAPKTTFTKCLNSIDNTRISQTKVQPSEENNIQGTLTPLKGIRHEKEGFQLSKDANKSDVSYDLLTEQQASSLTFNLVSDAQMGEIFKSLLQGSDLLEKSGGNIDRHDWEFRTPEKQLLESQKCRSNNAGLMQETAPKDACVASRPVEDINWPVVSPIRATSLSSRLQMSVDPNVLDESCMFEVPTSATSCKEDECSLQKNKSFVSSILLEDLAVSLTIPSPLKSDAHLSFLKPENNSGSTPEGVLSAHYSEDALLEEEDATEQDIHLALESDNSSSRSSCSSSWTSRPVAPGFQCRPSPPMQAVIMEKSNDHFIVKIRRAVPCTSQASDHMALVKEARASSTKNENEVMRGGEKERDSQCVMGATVQETLKPDLVKTDELHYVSPGQEQSRASPQPLKESPNSTRKEEATGLLGPCRKSANKNSHDTESPNEDCEHSQTRELKVPENVNEIALRPEASFSIGRSVESDIDLTDDIVNENSCLAVQSPADNRSQETPAENSEISDKKEELEECSVDAFIDLTEELSNEIVAGEGNLEIKSTSDTAVGCQINMDDKTSKKRKKDTVVDNSNSKRQRKESESVGERNDGRDVISEEMNSVPKPSSSKKNELPQNKDSSLSVSSASSPSLYAKNIVKKKGEVVVSWTRNDDREILLECQRKGPSSKTFVALATRLNKSPNQVSERFKQLMKLFKKSKCK, from the exons ATGTCTTCCAGTATGCTCACGTTACTGGAAAGGCAAACTGTTTCTGAATCGGGAAGTAAAAACAAGAGTGTCCTGAGAAACTCTGATATCAACAATTTTATCATA TTGCGGACAGAGTATGGAAAATGTCAACAGCAAATCAAAGAGCTGATGAAGAAATTTAAGGAAATACAGGCACAG AATGTCATTCTACAAAATGAAAACCAAGCtcttaaaaagaatatttcagcACTTATCAAAACAGCAAGAGTGGAAATTAACCGTAAGGATGAAGAAATCAGTAACCTCCATCAGAG GCTAACAGAATTGCGCAGTCGTCGAAGTAGCTTCACCAGAACATACCTTCCAGGATCAACTAATGGAAGGTGCTTTGAGATATGTAAAACAAAAGACGCCAAAAGACCCCCTTCTGATTTAGGTGACAGTATAAAGATGGATCATAGAATGAAAAATGACTGTACAAAAGATCCACATCACAGTTACTCATCCCATACTATGGAAAATGGGATGTCTAACTCAGGAAAAAGGAGCAGTCCACATTCACTGAGATACCCTCCTGAAGAGGTCTGCAATGATGGTACTCATGCATGTCTACTAAATTATGACCACTGTTCCAACAAGGataacaggaaggaaagaaaagaaatgaaaagtgatGAACAGTATAGCAAGGGAAATGTCaacaaatacaaaagagaaatacATCAGAGCACCGCTAACAATATCAATAGCGAAGAGGGGAATTCAGATCCTCATCAAAAGCTGAAAACCCTGTCAGAGAAGGCTAGTAAAACTGAGTTGCAACAAAAAAGTCAGAGCACGAAACTGAAGTGTAGTCCGAGTGTAGAGAGGAGGGCAGAAAGGGGTATTTCTTCCTGGGAGAAACAAGCTACCGGTAAGGAGAGGTTTCAGACAAGAGGTGAGTTGTATGCTGATGAAAGGTCACAAAATGTGActaaaaaagacattaaaacacatgataaagatgaaaaaaactctggacaaaaaaataaaccaaatgaaAAACTACAGGAGCAACCAAGGAGGTCTGGTAGGGTCGGTAGTCCACACTCAAAGAATGAACATTCAAAGAACCTACATGAATCACGTAAGTGTCGTGTGGAAGATTCTAGAAAAGGAAGAGACGTTGActgcaggagagaaagaggaacaaaTGATCATACTTCTCGAGAAGGAAGGTCTTCACCTTCTAGTTCCAGCAGTAGAGAGCATAAATACACACGCTCCAAGGAAAGTAGTAGTAGATATGAATGGGAAACAGCACATTCCAAATCAGAGAGAcatagaactgaagaaaaaaggaaaagagaaagagagagtcagGATGAAAATAGACATTCTAGGAATGAAAGGAAAGTTACAAAAGAGATTTCTCACCAATCTGCAAAAGACTATAAGAAAGGTACAGATATTACAAAAGGTGAGAGAAACAAGTCACATAAGCCCGAAGAAGCATCCAGAGTAGCAGATGGTTTAAAGGACCATAAACCTCCAAAAACTAAAGATGATCAAACTGGGGTAAAAAGCAAAGACTTAAAGCTCAGCTTTATGGAGAAGCTAAATTTAACTCTTTCTCCTGCTAAAAAACAATGTCTGTCTCCAACTGATGGGCTTGAAACGCCTTCCCAAAAGGCCGCTGATGAAGGAAGTACAGAGCTTGCAACGCAGACAAAAATACTAGATTCTGCCCACCTTGTTAATTGTGGTCCTGCAGAGCAAGCTAATTCACAGTTAGAAGTTCTGGACAGCGCAGCTCAGATCAACCTGGAACCGGCAATGCCTCCTTCTGTGAATTCTGATGTTGAAGCCTTGAAAGTAGCAGCAGCTGGTCCAGCACAGTCTGAAGCCTCGCTTGCAGTGGCAGCTGATGATGTGAGCTCAGAAACCTTACCAGAAGCAGTAATGGGTCAGTTACAGCCCCAGGCCTTGCCAGGAGCAGCAGAGGTACTGGTTCCTGATGAAGTGCAGGCTGAAACTTCGTCTGCAGCAGCAGAGGCTCCTGCCTTGGTCGAATCTGaagcctcagcagcagcagtggcagcagtggATCTGGATCACCCAGAAGCTTTGCCTCTGGAAGTGGTAGGGAGCATTGCACAGTGTGAAAATTCACGTGTGGTAGTGGGGGTGATGCAGGATGGTGATGAGCCGGCAGTAGAAGTGGCGCAATCTGAATCTGCCAGTGAAAGTCTGAGGGCCCTTCCTCAgtctgggtcagagaaggaagaggaagataaaATGTGGGTAGCTGCGGATGTAGAAATCACAGAGGACCAACATAGCTCTCAAAACCTTGCCGTAGATGACTCAGAGGCCAGAAGTTCTGGTGACCTGGAGTCCTGTGGTGTTGCTGACGGCATTAGGGAGACAAAACTAGACTGCTTAATGGAAGTAGTGAAGGACAGTGATCATTTGGCTGCAGAGAATGTTGAGTGTTCTGTTGAGAAACCGGATATCTGCAAAGTTAATATGAATCCATCTCAGTCACCTGAGAGAACTGTATTAACTGATAAGGAAGTACCAATAGTTGACCGGAATGCCTGTAGTCTGGAGCCAGACTTACCTGAAGTCACTACGACAGCATCTTCTCTTAGTGGTGAGACGTATCCTAGAACTAAAGACAGAGAAACTAACAGCATTCCTGTTGATGATGACAGTTCAATACTAAGCATTGATCTCAATCACTTGAGATATATTCCGAAGGCTATCAGCCCACTGAACAGTCCAATGCGTCCTTTGGCTAAAGCACTTAGGATGGAAAGTCCCTGCAAAAGTCTTGTGAAGAGTTACAACAAAG ATTTAATTCCTGAAAGTACGATTGTCGTCTGTCCCTCAAAGAATTTGTCAAAGGAggtaaataaagaaaatcaaaagccaGGTAGCATGTCTGGAAAACACCTAGAGATGGATTCCCAGCTGAGCATCTCTTCAGATGAAATAGAAGAAGGAGAAATTATAAGTAGTGACGATGATGATGAAGAAAAATCTAAACCAGAAAGAAcctctgaaaatacaaaaaaatcaggACCAAGATCTTCTCCTGAAAAACGAAATTTGACCAGCAATCCTCATAATCAAAAGAGCAAAACTGTGTGTTGCAATGAAGATAATGGAaagtttatttctgtgaaattaagtacaaagaagaacagagagagaCATAAAAACCAGACTTTCAGATCTTCaaaggagatgaagaaaaataaaaccgtGAGCATtgcttgtcttgaaaaaataGTTCAAATTGTTGTTGAACCTTCAACTGTACAAGAAATTATGCAAATGCTAAGAGCTGTACGAAAGCAGGTGAGGAAAAATTATATGAAGTTCAAGGTACACTTCCCAGTTCAGCATTTTCACAGAATTATAGAATCTGCCATCATAAATTTCACGTCATTAATAAAATACTTGAACTTTTCCAAGATGTCTACATTAAATGAGACTTTAAAATTGAATCTCTGTGATACTATAGAGTCTAAACTTAAGCAAGTTAAAAAGAATGCCATAGTGGATCATCTTTTCGAACAACAAGTATCAGATAGGAAAAAACAGTTATGGAAATTTGTAGAAGAGCAGCTTGATTACTTATTTGAAAAGATACGGAGAATTTTAGTAAAACTATGTGATGCAGTAAATGTGGGAAATGAGAGCGAGGAAGGGAAGTTTGAAAGAAcgggaaaacaaaaacacaaaatcagTCACAAAAATGATGTTCAAAGATCTCGAAAAAAGTCTCTGAAAGCCAGATCTCAAAGGACTGAAGAATATATCCTTTCTAAGCCAATTGTGGATTATCAACCACCAAAAAAGTGTCAccatgagaaaaataaaactgatgcaCCAAAAACTACCTTTACAAAATGTCTTAACTCCATTGATAACACAAGAATTTCCCAAACCAAAGTGCAGCCCTCTGAGGAGAATAATATACAAGGCACTCTCACTCCATTGAAAGGTATAAGACATGAAAAGGAAGGATTTCAGCTATCCAAAGATGCTAACAAGTCTGATGTTAGTTATGATCTTCTCACAGAACAACAAGCATCCAGTCTTACATTTAATCTTGTGAGTGATGCTCAGATGGgtgaaattttcaaaagtttgTTGCAAGGTTCTGATCTCTTGGAAAAAAGTGGTGGCAATATTGACAGACATGATTGGGAATTCAGGAcaccagaaaaacagcttttagaaaGTCAGAAATGCAGAAGTAATAATGCTGGATTAATGCAAGAGACTGCTCCAAAGGATGCTTGTGTGGCATCTCGACCAGTAGAGGATATTAACTGGCCTGTTGTTTCACCTATAAGAGCTACCTCTTTATCGTCTAGGCTTCAAATGTCAGTTGATCCAAATGTACTAGATGAAAGCTGTATGTTTGAGGTTCCTACAAGTGCAACTTCATGCAAAGAAGATGAGTGCAGTTTACAGAAGAATAAATCCTTTGTTTCTTCTATTCTCCTTGAAGATTTGGCTGTTTCTTTAACTATTCCATCACCTTTGAAATCAGATGCTCATCTCAGCTTCCTAAAACCTGAGAATAATTCTGGTTCAACTCCTGAGGGTGTACTTAGCGCACATTACAGTGAAGATGCGCTCCTCGAAGAGGAGGATGCCACTGAGCAAGACATCCATTTGGCTTTAGAATCTGATAACTCAAGTAGTAGATCAAGTTGTTCTTCATCATGGACAAGTCGGCCTGTTGCTCCCGGTTTTCAGTGTCGCCCCAGCCCACCAATGCAAGCAGTAATCATGGAGAAATCCAATGACCATTTTATTGTAAAGATTAGGCGTGCAGTGCCATGTACCTCCCAAGCATCTGATCACATGGCCTTAGTGAAGGAGGCACGGGCATCCTCAACcaagaatgaaaatgaagtaaTGAGAGGTGGTGAAAAAGAAAGGGACAGTCAGTGTGTCATGGGAGCCACTGTGCAAGAAACTCTCAAGCCAGATCTCGTGAAGACTGATGAGTTGCATTACGTCAGCCCTGGACAAGAACAAAGTCGTGCCTCACCTCAGCCTCTGAAGGAGTCGCCTAACAGTACTAGAAAGGAAGAAGCTACTGGTTTGCTTGGGCCCTGTAGAAAATCTGCAAACAAAAATAGCCATGATACCGAAAGCCCAAATGAAGACTGTGAACACTCTCAGACACGCGAATTGAAAGTACCTGAAAACGTGAACGAAATTGCTCTCAGACCTGAAGCTTCTTTTTCCATTGGACGCAGCGTGGAGTCAGACATAGACTTAACAGATGATATTGTTAATGAGAATTCATGTCTTGCAGTACAATCCCCTGCTGATAATAGGAGTCAGGAAACTCCTGCCGAAAACTCAGAAATCAGTGATAAGAAGGAAGAACTGGAAGAGTGCTCTGTTGATGCATTTATAGACTTAACAGAAGAGCTTTCTAATGAGATTGTGGCAGGTGAAGGTAATCTTGAAATAAAATCCACTTCAGATACTGCTGTAGGATGCCAAATAAATATGGATGATAAAactagtaaaaaaaggaaaaaagacacagTAGTAGACAATTCTAACTCAAAAAGACAACGGAAAGAAAGCGAATCAGTGGGTGAAAGGAATGATGGACGTGATGTGATATCCGAAGAGATGAATTCAGTACCCAAACCATCTTCCAGTAAGAAGAATGAGTTGCCTCAGAACAAAGACTCTTCTCTGTCAGTTTCATCTGCATCTTCACCTAGTCTGTATGCCAAAAACATCGttaagaagaaaggagaagtagTAGTTTCCTGGACAAG AAACGATGACCGAGAAATCTTACTGGAGTGTCAGAGAAAAGGACCTTCCAGCAAAACTTTTGTTGCCTTAGCCACTAGACTGAACAAAAGCCCAAATCAG